A genomic region of uncultured Treponema sp. contains the following coding sequences:
- a CDS encoding GldG family protein, whose product MKAILKRYFFNFAINPFTYILVAAFGIFISLRFFVGQQFFLGAGSTDLHSFFSAFPPACILFLPGLISISSNVKKDFPLKSVYILLPEFFSVFFICCFATLLSVLVPVCVSFFGDIEISQAFIGFIGILFYFSAAVSFVIFIFSIIKSAGVSFVVSAFFLAIINSIHNIPLYFNPPEFLSTIIKFISFAWRFDSFSKGIFSIPDFLFFSSCAVFFYALAFFIQEDRKGNKSVYLKKIKRAFAFSFLLFTIVNENLNLKIDFTSSKNFSVSKYSKKVLSQVEDPVSISYYLSPKLKSLYPQVKDVTDFLQSYAGESKKVSLEIINPAKENIAKKLSEIGIRGYPIKTSSADSASITNVYSAIKIDYLGKTETIPFALNISRLEFDLTRKIKSLVEEKENPVQVVCASSFANGYSLAFQYLEAEGFSVIQTSLPSEKNSDADISFDEFPNIPLIIFGSDKFTKSDCKILEKFILNGGKVFIASQPYSIDFEDNWSVKQNESNQLFERLMFTFGIYFKQTLTCDISNLRITMTSNSDVNGNKKASQTEYINYPLWISLRAQKNAVSGLSLFWPCAFDIDDEVAEIENLKTVPILFTSSRSWQIPRTENFITNPFAVPKSAESEEEYSSFAICASATKENEKSPSLILFADQYAFSDSLLSYNSNSIFDVDSRSLDFLCNGIFMLNGEDELLNLKNKTTFNTTLYKISNENIREAAIKTLFATCVLPIFINLTIGFVFFSKRRRFNK is encoded by the coding sequence ATGAAAGCTATTTTAAAAAGATATTTTTTTAACTTTGCAATAAATCCGTTCACATACATTTTAGTTGCCGCATTCGGAATTTTCATAAGCCTTAGATTTTTTGTTGGGCAGCAGTTTTTTCTTGGAGCTGGTTCTACAGACTTGCACAGTTTTTTTTCAGCATTTCCGCCAGCCTGCATTTTATTTTTGCCAGGGCTAATTTCAATTTCTTCAAATGTAAAAAAAGATTTTCCTTTAAAATCAGTTTATATACTTCTTCCAGAATTTTTTTCAGTTTTTTTTATTTGCTGCTTTGCAACATTGCTTTCTGTCTTAGTTCCAGTTTGCGTTTCTTTTTTTGGCGATATTGAAATTTCTCAAGCTTTTATTGGCTTTATAGGAATTTTATTTTACTTTTCCGCCGCGGTTTCTTTTGTAATTTTTATTTTCAGCATAATAAAATCCGCTGGAGTTTCTTTTGTAGTTTCCGCATTTTTTCTTGCAATCATAAATTCAATTCACAACATTCCGCTTTATTTTAATCCGCCGGAATTTTTAAGCACAATAATAAAATTCATTTCGTTCGCCTGGAGATTCGATTCTTTTTCAAAAGGAATTTTCAGCATTCCTGATTTTCTTTTCTTTTCTTCATGCGCTGTATTTTTTTACGCGCTCGCATTTTTTATTCAGGAAGACAGAAAAGGGAACAAGTCTGTTTATTTAAAAAAAATAAAACGCGCATTTGCATTTTCATTTTTACTTTTTACAATTGTAAATGAAAATTTAAATTTAAAAATTGATTTTACTTCATCAAAAAATTTCAGTGTAAGCAAATACAGCAAAAAAGTTTTAAGCCAAGTTGAAGATCCTGTTTCAATTTCTTATTATTTAAGCCCCAAATTAAAAAGCCTTTATCCGCAAGTAAAAGATGTAACTGATTTTTTACAAAGCTATGCAGGAGAATCAAAAAAAGTTTCACTTGAAATTATAAATCCGGCAAAAGAAAATATTGCAAAAAAACTTTCAGAAATAGGAATAAGAGGCTATCCGATTAAAACTTCTTCCGCAGATTCTGCAAGTATAACAAATGTTTATTCCGCCATAAAAATTGACTACCTTGGAAAAACTGAAACAATTCCATTTGCGCTGAATATATCAAGGCTTGAATTTGATTTAACTAGAAAAATAAAATCTCTTGTTGAAGAAAAAGAAAATCCAGTGCAAGTTGTCTGCGCTTCATCTTTTGCAAACGGCTACAGTCTTGCATTTCAATATCTTGAGGCGGAAGGATTTTCAGTGATTCAGACATCGCTTCCTTCTGAAAAAAATTCAGACGCTGATATTTCATTTGATGAGTTTCCTAACATTCCTCTGATTATTTTCGGAAGCGACAAGTTCACAAAAAGCGATTGCAAAATCCTTGAAAAATTTATTCTCAATGGCGGAAAAGTTTTTATTGCAAGCCAGCCTTATTCAATAGACTTTGAAGACAATTGGTCTGTAAAGCAAAATGAATCCAATCAGCTTTTTGAGCGGCTTATGTTCACTTTTGGAATTTATTTTAAACAGACTCTGACTTGCGACATTTCAAATTTAAGAATTACAATGACAAGCAATTCCGATGTCAATGGAAATAAAAAAGCATCTCAGACAGAATATATAAATTATCCACTTTGGATTTCCTTAAGGGCGCAGAAAAATGCAGTTTCCGGGCTTTCACTTTTTTGGCCTTGCGCATTCGATATTGACGATGAAGTTGCAGAAATTGAAAATTTAAAAACAGTTCCGATTCTTTTTACAAGCAGTCGCTCATGGCAAATTCCAAGAACAGAAAATTTTATAACAAATCCTTTTGCAGTTCCAAAGTCAGCTGAATCAGAAGAAGAATATTCATCTTTTGCAATTTGCGCTTCTGCTACAAAAGAAAATGAAAAATCTCCGTCTCTCATACTTTTTGCAGACCAATATGCTTTTTCAGATTCGCTGCTTTCGTATAATTCAAATTCTATTTTTGATGTTGATTCAAGAAGCCTTGATTTTTTATGCAACGGAATTTTTATGTTGAACGGAGAAGATGAGCTTTTAAACTTAAAAAACAAAACAACATTCAACACAACACTTTATAAAATCAGCAATGAAAATATCAGAGAAGCCGCGATAAAAACGCTTTTTGCAACGTGTGTGCTGCCAATATTTATAAACCTAACAATAGGTTTTGTTTTCTTTTCAAAGAGAAGGAGGTTCAACAAATGA
- a CDS encoding ABC transporter ATP-binding protein, with protein sequence MSNEVELISFCKNYGKFSACKNINFYAEKNSITGILGPNGAGKTSVLKTICGLHYQTSGTVKICGTEETDEFKKSTAFVPEIPELDSNLTVKETLFFEAEISGQKKNEAELTVKKAIEICGLEEVFNKKISKLSKGFKQRTSLAKAICKLPKILVLDEFSAGLDPAQIASFRKKLKNLSGSMTIIFSTHHIEEAVSLCNRIYIIANGEVAACGTEKEITKKFNCKNLEEAFIFATEKSQ encoded by the coding sequence ATGTCGAATGAAGTTGAACTGATTTCTTTCTGCAAAAATTACGGAAAATTTTCAGCTTGTAAAAACATAAATTTCTATGCTGAAAAAAATTCTATCACAGGAATTCTCGGACCAAATGGAGCTGGAAAAACTTCCGTCTTAAAAACAATCTGCGGACTTCATTACCAGACCAGCGGAACTGTAAAAATTTGCGGAACAGAAGAAACCGACGAATTTAAAAAGTCAACAGCTTTTGTTCCAGAAATTCCAGAACTTGATTCAAACCTTACGGTAAAAGAAACTCTTTTTTTTGAAGCTGAAATTTCAGGGCAGAAAAAAAATGAAGCTGAACTAACTGTAAAAAAAGCAATTGAAATTTGCGGACTAGAAGAAGTTTTCAATAAAAAAATTTCAAAACTTTCAAAAGGATTCAAGCAAAGAACGAGCCTCGCAAAAGCAATCTGCAAACTTCCAAAAATTCTTGTTCTTGACGAATTTTCAGCAGGACTAGATCCGGCGCAAATTGCTTCGTTCAGAAAAAAACTAAAAAATCTTTCAGGCTCAATGACAATTATTTTTTCAACGCATCATATTGAAGAAGCGGTTTCTTTGTGCAATAGAATTTATATAATTGCAAACGGAGAAGTTGCAGCTTGCGGAACTGAAAAAGAAATAACAAAAAAATTTAACTGTAAAAATCTTGAGGAAGCGTTTATTTTCGCCACGGAAAAATCACAATGA
- a CDS encoding ribonuclease Z, which translates to MNMEAFILGCGGMMPLPYRHLTSVLLRRDGDLFLFDGGEGTQVSLRRLNLKWKKINAIFVSHTHADHVTGLPGILMLSSQVDRTEPLYIFGPPKIAEYIETSRKVLDMYINYPIVIKEITEPGVVYEGDGFYIRSFPLEHTKTCVGYTLEELDRPGEFNPEEAEKLKIPKGPLWGKLQRGESVLNEDGVEIKPEQVVGKNRSGRKFSFVTDTMYLPSIAKEVKGSDLLICEGMFADGCEDQAKEKKHMTSRQAATIARDANALRMGLIHYSPRYNDKELNVLLEQAQEIYPEARLTKDRMRIEIPYVE; encoded by the coding sequence ATGAATATGGAAGCTTTTATTTTGGGCTGCGGAGGAATGATGCCGTTGCCATATCGCCACCTTACATCAGTTTTGCTTCGGCGCGACGGAGACTTGTTTTTATTTGACGGCGGAGAAGGCACGCAGGTTTCTTTAAGGCGGCTTAATTTAAAATGGAAGAAAATCAATGCGATTTTTGTTTCGCATACGCATGCAGACCACGTTACAGGGCTTCCCGGAATTCTTATGCTTTCTTCACAAGTTGACAGAACCGAGCCTCTTTATATTTTTGGTCCGCCGAAAATCGCAGAATATATAGAAACAAGCCGCAAAGTTCTGGATATGTACATAAATTATCCGATTGTTATAAAGGAAATAACAGAGCCGGGCGTAGTTTATGAAGGCGACGGATTTTATATAAGGTCGTTTCCTCTTGAGCATACAAAAACTTGTGTAGGATATACGCTTGAAGAACTTGACCGTCCTGGAGAATTCAACCCGGAAGAAGCAGAGAAATTAAAAATTCCAAAAGGACCTTTATGGGGAAAACTTCAGCGTGGCGAAAGCGTTTTGAACGAAGATGGAGTTGAAATAAAGCCAGAGCAAGTTGTTGGAAAAAATAGAAGCGGCCGGAAATTCAGTTTTGTAACAGACACAATGTATCTTCCGTCGATTGCAAAAGAAGTGAAGGGCAGCGACCTTTTAATCTGCGAGGGGATGTTTGCAGACGGATGTGAAGATCAGGCAAAAGAAAAAAAACACATGACATCCCGTCAAGCAGCCACAATTGCAAGAGATGCCAATGCGCTAAGAATGGGACTCATTCACTACAGTCCGCGTTACAACGACAAAGAGCTTAATGTTCTTTTAGAGCAGGCGCAAGAAATTTATCCAGAAGCACGCCTTACAAAAGACAGAATGAGAATAGAGATTCCTTATGTCGAATGA
- a CDS encoding DUF6675 family protein, translated as MKSILKNVVAFALFSIAFAGAFSESPYNKNLSAEDIESLSSGKTVIKNTGSYKKMCMKGENPGLKKAVETVSNLKPAYFAEVIKEYPYEGNENLLENFSSLVMDIPSYAGIPYYSERAEEWYDLYTSAEIKSTQEAGNIQIVNADFEMKPFGLVPMKITSEKNDGYYYYESTNLSTMRYYDKFNCVSPENMKSIIVIFKSEDKWILYGIGAVKAPSVFFLRDRVDTSFMNRIKTFCAYFFAKMEEQKLQEAR; from the coding sequence TTGAAATCTATTTTAAAGAACGTTGTTGCTTTTGCTTTATTTTCTATTGCCTTCGCCGGAGCTTTTTCAGAATCGCCTTATAATAAAAATCTGTCAGCTGAAGATATTGAATCTTTAAGCAGCGGAAAAACTGTAATTAAAAATACAGGCTCATACAAAAAAATGTGCATGAAAGGCGAAAATCCGGGCTTGAAAAAAGCTGTTGAAACTGTCAGCAATCTTAAGCCTGCTTATTTTGCGGAAGTAATAAAAGAATATCCTTATGAAGGCAATGAAAATCTTCTTGAAAATTTTTCTTCTCTTGTAATGGACATTCCGTCTTATGCAGGAATTCCTTATTATTCAGAGCGAGCCGAAGAATGGTACGATTTGTATACTTCCGCGGAAATAAAATCAACGCAGGAAGCTGGAAATATTCAGATTGTAAATGCTGATTTTGAAATGAAGCCTTTTGGACTTGTTCCGATGAAAATCACTTCGGAAAAAAATGACGGATATTATTACTATGAGTCAACGAATCTTTCCACAATGCGCTACTACGACAAATTTAATTGCGTCAGTCCAGAAAACATGAAGTCTATAATTGTGATTTTCAAGTCTGAAGATAAATGGATTCTTTATGGAATCGGAGCGGTAAAAGCCCCAAGCGTTTTTTTTCTTAGAGACCGCGTTGACACATCTTTTATGAACAGAATAAAAACTTTCTGCGCCTATTTCTTTGCAAAAATGGAAGAGCAGAAATTGCAGGAGGCAAGATAA
- a CDS encoding sugar phosphate nucleotidyltransferase translates to MSNSNFTDVVILAGGFGERLWPASTPEFPKQFMAFADGISFLQNAVIRALAVEPSGKILIISRPEICAELTKQVEALKEKVSEPQKKKIENDLYVIAEPCSRHTCPPLLLACKFLELAEKSEHLILVLTSDQVISPLENFVSDCKKAADFAHQGKFVCFAIPPYEPSTGFGYINMGEPLDSENSVLKIESFKEKPDLETAKAYLASGKYAWNSGMFGFSNLLFESEIKKYESEMYETFKIFDNAEFPKPELLNSIKYIENWQPLNEAYNSVKSIAVDNAVAERTQNAVCVKASFYWDDVGSWDSFEKYFEQGEDEFISVESNGNFVYSDMPVALCGVQDLIVVVKNGKILVMKKGASSSVRNVVKKFKEKQ, encoded by the coding sequence ATGAGTAATTCGAATTTTACTGATGTTGTGATTCTTGCCGGCGGATTCGGCGAAAGACTTTGGCCCGCTTCAACTCCGGAATTTCCAAAGCAGTTTATGGCTTTTGCAGACGGAATTTCTTTTTTGCAGAATGCAGTCATAAGGGCGTTGGCAGTTGAGCCTTCTGGAAAAATTCTAATTATTTCGCGTCCTGAAATTTGCGCGGAACTTACAAAGCAAGTTGAAGCTTTAAAAGAAAAAGTTTCCGAGCCGCAGAAAAAGAAAATTGAAAACGACTTGTACGTGATTGCAGAACCTTGCTCAAGGCACACTTGCCCGCCCCTTTTGCTTGCCTGCAAATTTCTTGAGCTTGCGGAAAAATCAGAGCATTTGATTTTGGTTTTGACAAGCGACCAAGTTATTTCACCTTTGGAAAATTTTGTTTCAGACTGCAAGAAAGCCGCGGATTTTGCGCATCAGGGAAAATTCGTGTGCTTTGCAATTCCGCCTTACGAGCCTTCAACTGGATTCGGCTACATAAATATGGGCGAGCCTTTGGATTCTGAAAATTCAGTTTTAAAGATTGAAAGCTTCAAGGAAAAGCCTGACTTGGAAACTGCGAAGGCTTATCTTGCAAGCGGAAAATACGCTTGGAACAGCGGAATGTTTGGATTTTCAAATTTACTTTTTGAATCTGAAATTAAAAAGTACGAAAGCGAAATGTACGAAACTTTTAAAATTTTTGACAACGCTGAATTTCCAAAGCCGGAACTTTTAAATTCAATAAAATATATTGAAAACTGGCAACCGCTTAATGAAGCCTACAATTCTGTAAAATCGATTGCGGTTGACAATGCAGTTGCCGAGCGGACGCAAAATGCAGTTTGCGTAAAAGCTTCTTTTTACTGGGATGATGTTGGAAGCTGGGATTCGTTTGAAAAATATTTTGAGCAAGGCGAAGATGAATTTATTTCAGTTGAAAGCAACGGAAACTTTGTTTACTCTGATATGCCGGTTGCTCTTTGCGGAGTTCAGGATTTGATTGTTGTTGTAAAAAATGGTAAAATCCTTGTTATGAAAAAAGGCGCAAGTTCTTCCGTTAGAAACGTTGTAAAAAAATTCAAGGAAAAACAGTAA
- the rfbD gene encoding dTDP-4-dehydrorhamnose reductase, which translates to MVWLIGYKGMLGSEIAKQFTENKIDWIGSDRDVDITNPAELSKFAHNHGTAAGRTGISVARGTVPEKITWVINCAAYTAVDKAEEDSELAEKLNAEGPKNIARITRELGAKLIHISTDYVFDGTGNFPYTEDMLKCPDSVYGRTKAAGEDFVEKEMTQYYILRTAWLYGFDGKNFVYTMTKAMNSKDEVSVVCDQKGTPTCAVDLASAILKIMATSEKAKSLFGKKSALPYGVYHFTNLGETTWFDFTKKIYELGKKYGRITKDCAINSCTTDEYPCAAKRPAYSVLSKDKIQTLLKIKIPEWQESLEKFIKNDRFLIK; encoded by the coding sequence ATGGTTTGGCTTATCGGTTACAAAGGAATGCTTGGAAGTGAAATTGCCAAGCAGTTTACAGAAAATAAAATTGACTGGATTGGAAGCGACAGAGACGTTGACATAACAAATCCTGCGGAACTTTCAAAGTTTGCGCATAATCACGGAACTGCCGCCGGAAGAACTGGAATTTCAGTTGCCCGCGGAACTGTTCCAGAAAAAATCACTTGGGTAATAAATTGCGCCGCCTACACTGCCGTGGATAAAGCCGAAGAAGATTCTGAGCTTGCTGAAAAACTTAATGCTGAAGGTCCTAAAAATATTGCAAGGATTACTCGCGAACTTGGCGCAAAGCTGATTCACATTTCAACAGATTATGTTTTTGACGGAACAGGAAATTTTCCGTATACAGAAGATATGCTGAAATGTCCGGATTCAGTTTATGGAAGAACAAAAGCCGCAGGCGAAGATTTTGTGGAAAAAGAAATGACGCAGTACTACATTTTACGCACTGCATGGCTATATGGTTTCGATGGAAAAAATTTTGTCTACACAATGACAAAAGCAATGAATTCAAAAGATGAAGTGAGCGTTGTTTGCGACCAGAAAGGAACTCCGACTTGCGCCGTTGACTTGGCTTCTGCAATTTTAAAGATTATGGCCACATCGGAAAAAGCAAAAAGCCTGTTTGGAAAAAAATCAGCTTTGCCTTATGGAGTTTACCATTTTACAAATTTAGGCGAAACAACTTGGTTTGATTTTACAAAAAAAATATATGAGCTTGGAAAAAAATACGGCAGAATCACGAAGGACTGCGCTATAAATTCCTGCACGACCGACGAATATCCGTGCGCTGCAAAACGCCCGGCATATTCAGTTTTAAGCAAAGATAAAATCCAAACCTTGCTGAAAATCAAAATTCCTGAATGGCAAGAAAGTTTGGAAAAGTTTATAAAGAATGACAGATTTTTAATAAAATAG
- a CDS encoding DUF2971 domain-containing protein, translating into MIFRKFCPMKLYVLDNIIKEQLTLSNPNNFNDVFDCALLRDNDFLKNLKYEERCYISNLKVLCLFDVSNKLDNYDEIKRYFWSFYGDSHRGICIEFSIPDEEFKNTTSNGILKVTNEIQTISLNVNCFAGNVEYRNDIINNISTLKNTVNRTDFFQIIKNGAFLKDSIFSRENEFRIFKVCDNKEALDFFPIENFSQKKIIFGRECKDSFKKLIFNSVGNKYKIYFVNDKMEEKIYEFK; encoded by the coding sequence ATGATTTTTAGAAAATTTTGTCCGATGAAATTATATGTTTTGGATAATATTATAAAAGAGCAGTTAACTCTTTCCAATCCAAATAATTTTAATGATGTTTTTGATTGTGCGTTATTAAGGGATAATGATTTTTTGAAAAATCTAAAGTATGAAGAACGTTGTTATATTTCAAATTTAAAAGTTCTGTGTTTGTTTGATGTTTCAAATAAGTTGGATAATTATGATGAAATAAAACGATATTTTTGGTCGTTTTATGGAGATTCTCACAGAGGTATTTGCATAGAGTTTTCTATACCTGATGAAGAATTCAAGAATACTACTAGTAATGGCATACTAAAAGTTACTAATGAAATTCAAACGATTTCTTTAAATGTTAATTGCTTTGCAGGAAATGTGGAATATAGAAATGATATTATTAATAATATTTCAACATTAAAAAATACGGTTAATAGAACTGATTTTTTTCAAATAATAAAGAACGGTGCTTTTCTTAAAGATTCAATTTTTTCAAGAGAAAATGAATTTAGAATTTTTAAAGTATGCGATAATAAAGAAGCTTTGGATTTTTTTCCAATAGAAAATTTTTCTCAGAAAAAAATTATATTTGGAAGAGAATGCAAAGATAGTTTTAAAAAACTTATATTTAACTCGGTTGGCAATAAATATAAAATATATTTTGTAAATGATAAAATGGAAGAAAAAATTTATGAGTTCAAATAA
- a CDS encoding glycosyltransferase, whose amino-acid sequence MLTSSVVLYKTRADQLSALIDCVKKSEVMDKIYFVDNSPDESLREVCEDVEKSEYIFNGKNIGYGAAHNIAIKKAVQEKSEYHIVLNPDIKFAPDVLPKLVEFMDGNSDAVYVLPKVVYPNGELQYLCKLLPTPFDLIFRRFMPKTKLIQKMNDRYTLKMSCYDKIMNPPCLSGCFMFMRTSALEKNNIFFDDRYFMYCEDFDLIRRLHRVGKTLFYPDVTIIHDHAKESYKNKKMLLEHIKSAVKYFNKFGWFFDKERWEMNKKVLGEMRELESNEINLKYKIQVK is encoded by the coding sequence ATGCTGACGTCCAGCGTTGTCCTTTACAAAACTCGTGCAGACCAGCTGTCTGCGCTTATTGACTGCGTAAAAAAATCCGAAGTTATGGATAAAATTTATTTTGTCGATAATTCGCCTGACGAATCTTTACGTGAAGTTTGCGAGGATGTTGAAAAATCCGAGTACATATTTAACGGTAAAAATATCGGCTATGGTGCGGCTCATAATATTGCGATAAAAAAGGCAGTTCAGGAAAAAAGTGAATATCACATTGTTCTGAATCCTGACATAAAATTTGCGCCAGATGTTCTTCCGAAACTTGTTGAATTTATGGACGGCAATTCAGATGCTGTTTATGTTCTTCCAAAAGTTGTCTATCCGAACGGCGAACTTCAGTATTTGTGTAAACTGCTTCCGACTCCTTTCGACCTGATTTTCCGCCGGTTCATGCCAAAGACGAAACTGATTCAAAAAATGAATGACAGATACACTCTGAAAATGAGCTGTTATGACAAAATCATGAATCCGCCGTGCCTTAGCGGTTGCTTTATGTTCATGCGGACAAGCGCGCTTGAGAAGAACAATATATTTTTTGACGATCGGTATTTTATGTACTGCGAGGACTTTGACCTTATCCGCCGTCTGCACCGAGTTGGAAAAACTCTGTTCTATCCGGACGTTACGATAATTCACGACCATGCAAAAGAAAGCTACAAGAATAAAAAAATGCTTTTGGAACACATTAAAAGCGCAGTCAAATATTTCAATAAATTCGGCTGGTTCTTTGACAAGGAAAGATGGGAGATGAATAAAAAGGTATTGGGAGAGATGAGAGAGCTTGAGTCTAATGAAATTAATTTAAAATATAAAATACAGGTAAAATGA
- a CDS encoding glycosyltransferase family 2 protein: MISVCMPTYNGEKFIRIQLESILSQLGNDDEVVISDDSSADKTVEIIKSFNDSRIHLLENNSFHSPIYNLENALKNAKGDFIFLSDQDDEWTVDKVSVCMEKLKDSDLVIHDADIVDGNGNQTSESFFKLNHTKSGKFYNLLKNGYHGCCMCFSKKLCEALLPFPKKLPMHDSYIGNFAAFNGYKVKFSDEKLIHYRRHNSNASNSSEKSSRPFFARLKDRIILLKSIKK; the protein is encoded by the coding sequence ATGATTTCTGTCTGTATGCCGACTTACAACGGCGAAAAATTCATACGAATACAACTGGAGTCGATTCTCTCTCAGCTTGGAAACGATGACGAAGTCGTGATTTCAGACGATTCTTCGGCTGACAAAACTGTTGAGATAATAAAATCATTCAACGACAGCCGGATTCATCTGCTTGAAAACAACTCTTTTCATTCGCCGATTTACAACCTTGAAAATGCCCTGAAAAACGCAAAAGGCGACTTCATCTTTCTTTCTGACCAGGACGATGAATGGACGGTGGACAAAGTTTCAGTCTGCATGGAAAAACTTAAAGACAGCGACCTTGTGATTCACGATGCGGACATTGTAGACGGAAACGGAAATCAGACATCGGAATCTTTCTTCAAGCTGAACCATACCAAAAGTGGAAAGTTCTATAACCTTCTGAAAAACGGCTATCACGGTTGCTGTATGTGCTTTTCAAAAAAACTTTGCGAAGCCTTGCTGCCTTTTCCGAAAAAGCTTCCTATGCATGATTCCTATATCGGAAACTTTGCGGCTTTCAATGGATACAAAGTGAAATTTTCTGACGAAAAGCTGATTCATTACAGAAGGCACAATTCGAATGCCAGCAATTCATCAGAAAAAAGTAGCCGTCCATTTTTTGCAAGACTTAAAGACCGTATCATTCTTTTGAAATCAATAAAGAAATAA
- a CDS encoding glycosyltransferase family 2 protein, translated as MKISILLATYNGEKYLREQLDSILNQDFKDFILYISDDGSSDNTLKIIAGYSKKDERIRILPKHEPNKSACKHFLYMLENVESDLFLFSDQDDVWTKDHVSTLINRYSILSEDIKNKPVLIHGDLEVVEENLDRISDSYINYMNLPKNPKNKHFYFVQNNVTGCVMLINNELKNFVFLNKQDLLKDTSSIIMHDSFFATIACEFGKKIYVDKTIELYRQHGKNVVGAYDTKSSKYIIRRFLDKKKYQEELKAYRKFALFFKSYFEEKLSEIELNKLNIFANLKEYSKIYRIFFVIKNGFLKHGIKRNIGYLLFL; from the coding sequence ATGAAAATTTCAATTCTTCTCGCAACATACAACGGAGAAAAATATCTTCGTGAACAGCTTGATTCAATTTTAAATCAAGACTTTAAGGATTTTATTCTTTATATTTCTGATGACGGAAGTTCTGACAATACTTTAAAAATCATTGCTGGTTATTCAAAGAAAGATGAAAGAATAAGAATTTTGCCTAAGCATGAGCCGAATAAATCTGCTTGTAAGCATTTTTTGTATATGCTTGAAAATGTTGAAAGCGATTTGTTCTTGTTCAGCGACCAGGATGATGTATGGACGAAAGACCATGTAAGCACGCTTATAAATAGATATAGTATTTTATCTGAAGATATAAAAAACAAACCAGTTTTAATTCATGGTGATTTAGAAGTTGTTGAAGAGAATCTTGATAGAATTTCAGACTCTTATATTAATTATATGAATCTGCCAAAAAATCCCAAAAATAAACATTTTTATTTTGTACAAAACAATGTTACCGGATGTGTAATGCTTATAAATAATGAGTTAAAAAATTTTGTTTTTTTGAATAAGCAAGATTTACTTAAAGATACTTCATCAATAATTATGCATGATTCTTTCTTTGCAACAATTGCTTGTGAATTTGGTAAAAAAATCTATGTTGATAAAACTATAGAATTATACAGGCAACATGGAAAAAATGTTGTTGGTGCATATGATACTAAATCATCAAAATATATTATAAGAAGATTTTTGGATAAGAAAAAATATCAAGAAGAACTTAAAGCATATAGAAAATTTGCTTTATTCTTTAAAAGTTATTTTGAAGAAAAGCTTTCAGAAATAGAGCTTAATAAATTAAATATTTTTGCAAATCTAAAAGAGTATTCAAAAATTTACAGAATATTTTTTGTTATAAAAAATGGATTTTTAAAACATGGAATAAAGAGAAATATTGGCTATTTACTATTTCTCTAA